In Bacteroidota bacterium, a single genomic region encodes these proteins:
- a CDS encoding 6-phosphogluconolactonase: MNYGNTNVILSNNVTELGEKAASDVAGKMRELLSEKEQINMVFSSAESQLSFFTSLAAEKEIDWKRVVCFNVDDFHDVRMPAYYTCGFLTQNMLYDKVLPKTVNLINYRAKDPYQEAERFSDLLVGAGEIDIMCLGIGESGHLALNEPFDTDFNEKKLVKVVDVAAESKAQLMNDPHFRSLGYIPEIGITMTTTAMQSANNVYTMVPLENKQSVLKRLFQIDEPTNELPASILLKIEGNLYLDKDSCPSELASEF; the protein is encoded by the coding sequence ATGAATTACGGAAATACAAATGTAATATTGAGCAACAACGTAACAGAGCTCGGAGAAAAAGCAGCATCAGATGTGGCAGGAAAAATGAGAGAACTTTTATCTGAAAAAGAGCAGATAAATATGGTTTTTTCATCGGCCGAAAGTCAACTTAGTTTTTTTACATCACTGGCAGCAGAAAAAGAAATCGATTGGAAACGTGTAGTTTGTTTCAATGTAGATGACTTTCATGATGTAAGAATGCCGGCTTATTATACTTGTGGATTCCTTACTCAAAATATGCTGTATGATAAGGTTTTACCTAAAACTGTAAACCTTATTAATTACAGAGCAAAAGATCCTTATCAGGAAGCTGAACGTTTTAGTGATTTACTGGTAGGTGCAGGAGAAATAGATATTATGTGTTTAGGTATTGGAGAGTCAGGACACCTTGCATTAAACGAGCCTTTCGATACCGATTTCAATGAAAAAAAATTAGTAAAAGTGGTGGATGTAGCAGCTGAATCTAAAGCTCAATTAATGAATGATCCTCATTTTAGAAGCCTTGGATACATTCCTGAGATAGGAATAACCATGACTACCACAGCAATGCAATCGGCTAATAATGTGTATACAATGGTTCCATTAGAGAATAAGCAGTCGGTTTTAAAACGCCTGTTTCAAATAGATGAACCAACTAATGAACTACCTGCTTCAATACTATTGAAAATTGAAGGTAATTTATATTTGGATAAAGACTCTTGTCCTTCTGAGCTTGCATCGGAGTTTTAA